A part of Nesterenkonia lutea genomic DNA contains:
- the fliG gene encoding flagellar motor switch protein FliG, with amino-acid sequence MSPSLNSAESLTGTQKVALVLMQMERAQASEVLRHFSEFEADEVIAEIVRLRRVDRNIAEEVMTEVFAAITSGAPLARGGRDFAAGLLNDTYGSEQADAVMNRLASSMAGKSFDFLEAVDAQHIAVLLDDELPQTVALVLAHLKPDMASAVLAGVEPDRRADVATCLATMGPAAPDAVRTVADVLRTRMGAAAAPSEPMSAVGGIDPLVEIINRSSVAVERELLDSLSVKDQELAEEVKSRMLTFADLVRFDPRDVQRVLRGIDPSSLALALKGAPENVAGVARENITERTREILDHEMRTLGPVRMSQVDDARADIVRVIRELEHEGAITIQRVEEEDTLVV; translated from the coding sequence ATGAGCCCCTCCTTGAACTCCGCTGAGTCTCTCACCGGGACACAGAAGGTCGCCCTGGTGCTGATGCAGATGGAGCGTGCCCAAGCCTCGGAGGTGCTGCGTCACTTCTCCGAGTTTGAGGCTGATGAGGTGATCGCGGAGATCGTCAGGCTGCGTCGTGTCGACCGGAACATCGCCGAAGAGGTCATGACCGAGGTCTTCGCCGCCATCACCTCCGGGGCGCCGCTGGCGCGCGGAGGACGCGACTTCGCCGCCGGGCTGCTCAACGACACCTACGGCAGCGAACAGGCCGACGCGGTGATGAACCGGCTGGCCTCCTCCATGGCGGGGAAGTCCTTCGACTTCTTGGAAGCCGTGGACGCACAGCACATCGCCGTCCTGCTCGATGACGAGCTGCCCCAGACAGTGGCCCTGGTGCTGGCCCATCTGAAACCGGATATGGCCTCGGCCGTGCTCGCTGGGGTGGAGCCAGACAGACGCGCCGACGTGGCCACCTGTCTGGCGACAATGGGACCTGCCGCTCCCGATGCCGTGCGGACCGTGGCCGATGTCCTGAGGACCAGGATGGGGGCCGCCGCGGCGCCGAGCGAGCCGATGTCAGCTGTGGGCGGGATCGATCCGCTGGTGGAGATCATCAACCGTTCCAGCGTGGCTGTGGAGCGAGAGCTGCTGGATTCGCTGTCCGTCAAGGACCAGGAGCTCGCCGAGGAGGTCAAGTCCCGCATGCTGACCTTCGCCGACCTGGTGCGCTTCGACCCCAGGGACGTCCAGCGGGTGTTGCGAGGGATCGATCCCTCGAGCCTGGCACTGGCGCTGAAAGGCGCGCCGGAGAACGTCGCTGGGGTCGCCCGGGAGAACATCACCGAACGGACCCGCGAGATCCTCGACCACGAGATGCGCACGCTGGGACCGGTGCGCATGTCCCAGGTCGACGACGCGCGCGCGGACATCGTCCGGGTGATTCGAGAACTTGAGCACGAGGGCGCCATCACGATCCAGCGTGTGGAGGAGGAGGACACCCTTGTCGTCTGA
- the fliF gene encoding flagellar basal-body MS-ring/collar protein FliF — MAQVPAPLARLGQRLREFTVAQRTIAIIGVAVLVLGGFALSTYMTQPRMAPLYSGLDPADASAIVEQLRADGVPYELTGGGTSVMVPEAQVYDARLNAAADGLPNATKGGYSLLDEMGVTSSEFQQNVTYKRALEGELAGTIEALDAVEQASVTLAIPEETVFVDSAQDPTASIFVQQAPGSTFGDDQIQSVVHLVAAAVDGLKPDNVSLVDAEGTLLSAVGVGAAGGSTQQASDYEERVTTAVQTMLEQVVGRGNATVAVAAELSMESAERLEEAFEEPQDAPALSESTRTEEYTGTGGGAAGVLGPDNIAVPNDQAGEGTYSAEEADRSNAVNKVTENRSIPAGELTNQSVSVAVDAAAAAGLNVADLTTMVSDAAGIDAARGDEVSVSVVPFSTADADAAAEALAAAEAAEEAERRAAWLQAIAIGGAAVLLLVLILAIALFMRRSRHSRELVDLGEPFPTGELTAGRMAALEPTEEPESSALEAPGDYATATIPRVGADPADAQLAEWDPQQQANSKRAELNGLATQDPARMAEHLRALMEDSRV, encoded by the coding sequence ATGGCGCAGGTTCCGGCGCCGCTCGCCCGCCTCGGTCAGCGGCTGCGCGAATTCACTGTGGCGCAGCGCACCATCGCCATCATCGGCGTTGCCGTCCTCGTCCTCGGCGGGTTCGCGCTGAGCACCTATATGACGCAGCCGCGCATGGCCCCGCTCTACAGCGGGCTGGACCCGGCGGACGCCTCCGCGATCGTCGAACAGCTGCGCGCCGATGGCGTTCCCTATGAGCTCACTGGGGGAGGCACCTCCGTGATGGTCCCTGAGGCTCAGGTCTACGATGCTCGGCTCAACGCGGCAGCCGACGGTCTGCCCAATGCCACCAAGGGCGGGTATTCGCTGCTCGACGAGATGGGGGTGACCTCCAGCGAGTTCCAGCAGAACGTCACCTATAAACGTGCCCTGGAGGGCGAGCTCGCCGGCACCATTGAGGCCCTCGACGCCGTGGAGCAGGCCTCGGTCACCCTGGCCATCCCCGAGGAGACGGTCTTCGTGGACTCGGCTCAGGATCCGACCGCCTCGATCTTCGTCCAGCAGGCCCCAGGCTCCACCTTCGGCGACGACCAGATCCAGTCCGTGGTGCACCTCGTGGCCGCAGCCGTGGATGGCCTGAAGCCGGACAACGTGTCCCTGGTCGACGCGGAGGGCACGCTGCTCTCCGCCGTCGGAGTCGGCGCAGCCGGTGGCAGCACTCAGCAGGCCAGCGATTACGAGGAACGGGTCACCACTGCCGTGCAGACGATGCTCGAGCAGGTCGTGGGTCGCGGCAACGCCACAGTCGCCGTGGCGGCGGAGCTCTCGATGGAATCCGCCGAGCGGCTCGAGGAGGCCTTCGAGGAGCCCCAGGACGCTCCGGCGCTGAGTGAATCCACACGCACCGAGGAGTACACCGGCACCGGAGGCGGGGCGGCCGGGGTGCTGGGCCCGGACAACATCGCGGTGCCCAATGACCAGGCCGGGGAAGGCACCTACAGTGCGGAGGAGGCGGACCGCAGCAATGCGGTGAACAAGGTGACCGAGAACCGGTCCATTCCCGCGGGGGAGCTGACCAACCAGTCAGTCTCCGTGGCCGTGGACGCAGCGGCCGCGGCAGGACTCAACGTCGCCGATCTGACCACCATGGTCAGCGATGCCGCAGGAATCGACGCGGCCCGCGGCGATGAGGTCAGCGTCTCCGTGGTGCCCTTCAGCACCGCTGACGCCGACGCCGCAGCCGAAGCCCTCGCCGCCGCCGAGGCCGCAGAGGAAGCCGAACGCCGCGCAGCCTGGCTGCAGGCGATCGCAATCGGCGGTGCCGCCGTGCTGCTGCTCGTCCTCATCCTTGCCATCGCGCTGTTCATGCGGCGCAGTCGCCATTCCCGTGAACTGGTGGACCTCGGCGAGCCCTTCCCGACCGGTGAGCTCACCGCCGGAAGGATGGCAGCCCTGGAGCCCACCGAGGAGCCAGAGTCATCTGCACTTGAGGCACCGGGAGACTACGCCACGGCCACCATCCCGCGCGTAGGCGCCGACCCCGCCGATGCGCAGCTCGCCGAATGGGACCCACAGCAACAGGCGAACAGCAAGCGCGCCGAACTCAACGGTCTGGCCACCCAGGATCCAGCTCGTATGGCTGAACACCTGCGGGCTTTGATGGAGGACAGCCGAGTATGA
- the fliE gene encoding flagellar hook-basal body complex protein FliE, whose product MIEGIAPAAGVAAVSGTGYVPAAASPGLSGQPQRVEGPQGDFAATLGGAMDEVQSMQSTSRELGVKALTGDLTDMHEATLASSRASVALELVATVRNRGVEAFNEIMRMQA is encoded by the coding sequence ATGATCGAAGGCATCGCCCCCGCTGCAGGGGTCGCCGCCGTGTCCGGCACGGGATATGTCCCCGCGGCCGCGTCACCCGGACTCTCCGGACAGCCCCAGCGCGTCGAGGGCCCGCAGGGTGACTTCGCCGCGACGCTGGGCGGAGCCATGGACGAGGTCCAATCCATGCAATCGACCTCCCGGGAGCTCGGGGTCAAGGCGCTGACCGGCGACCTCACCGACATGCATGAGGCCACGCTGGCCTCCTCTCGAGCATCCGTGGCGCTTGAACTCGTCGCCACCGTGCGCAACCGCGGTGTCGAGGCGTTCAACGAGATCATGCGGATGCAGGCCTGA
- the flgC gene encoding flagellar basal body rod protein FlgC encodes MALDAIGIAGTALTVHRKWLDSVSDNIANVNTVRTTDEAAFQARYVSAQADTAGQGVHVAGVEYGDAEGRTVHEPNHPLADEDGYVRYPDIDMAEQMGSLIMAQRGYQMNAAVVDRAKETYQAALQIGQNR; translated from the coding sequence ATGGCCCTGGATGCGATCGGAATCGCCGGCACAGCACTCACTGTCCACCGCAAATGGCTGGACTCCGTCTCGGACAACATCGCCAACGTCAACACCGTGCGGACCACCGACGAGGCGGCCTTTCAGGCGCGCTATGTCAGTGCGCAGGCCGACACTGCTGGGCAGGGAGTGCACGTCGCCGGTGTCGAGTACGGCGACGCCGAAGGTCGCACGGTGCACGAGCCGAACCACCCGCTGGCCGATGAGGACGGCTACGTGCGCTACCCGGACATCGACATGGCTGAACAGATGGGCAGCCTGATCATGGCGCAGCGCGGATATCAGATGAACGCCGCGGTGGTCGACCGCGCCAAAGAGACGTACCAGGCCGCACTGCAGATCGGACAGAACCGATGA
- the flgB gene encoding flagellar basal body rod protein FlgB, producing the protein MFDSVTSRAFSSALDGLALRQRAIADNIANANTPGYQSRRVAFEDALATSVRAGDGQVNASEARSLEPTRLNGSNVNLDTETLANIDTVLRFQFAAQAAGGQFDSMRTALRSN; encoded by the coding sequence GTGTTTGATTCAGTGACCTCGCGCGCGTTCTCCAGCGCTCTGGACGGTCTGGCCCTGCGCCAGCGCGCCATCGCCGACAACATCGCGAATGCGAACACCCCCGGCTATCAGTCCCGCCGCGTCGCCTTTGAAGATGCGCTGGCCACCTCGGTGCGCGCAGGTGACGGCCAGGTGAACGCCTCCGAAGCCCGCTCCCTCGAGCCCACACGCCTCAACGGCAGCAACGTCAACCTCGACACCGAGACGCTGGCCAACATCGACACGGTCCTGCGCTTCCAGTTCGCCGCCCAGGCCGCCGGCGGCCAGTTCGACAGCATGCGCACCGCCCTGAGGAGCAACTGA
- the fliS gene encoding flagellar export chaperone FliS, with product MYENVTRARSQFNREAILSASPAKLLTMLYDRLLLDLGRAEAAQQQQRWQDASAELVHAQAILAELTSSLDTEVWEGGRELQALYAFATAELIAANTRRDPLKTRSIIEILEPLRATWHEAAETARAAEPVAASRGVLGVG from the coding sequence ATGTATGAGAACGTCACCCGAGCGCGCAGCCAGTTCAACCGAGAAGCCATCCTCTCCGCCTCCCCGGCGAAGCTGCTCACCATGCTCTATGACCGGTTGCTGCTGGACCTGGGCCGCGCCGAGGCTGCGCAGCAGCAGCAGCGCTGGCAGGACGCCTCAGCGGAACTGGTCCACGCCCAGGCCATCCTCGCCGAGCTCACCTCCTCGCTGGACACCGAGGTCTGGGAAGGCGGTCGTGAGCTCCAAGCTCTTTACGCATTCGCGACCGCAGAGCTCATCGCCGCAAACACCCGAAGAGACCCGCTGAAGACGCGGAGCATCATCGAGATTCTCGAGCCGCTGCGCGCCACCTGGCATGAGGCCGCCGAGACGGCCCGAGCTGCGGAACCGGTCGCCGCGTCCCGCGGGGTCCTCGGTGTCGGCTAG
- the fliD gene encoding flagellar filament capping protein FliD: protein MSIALPGLASGLDSAALIESLMQVEAVPQQLLQRQASKTNTFVAALQGLNTRVAAVAESSAEIAKPDALRAFTAQSSSQSVTATASSAYAAGSLDFTVESTALRHTLVTGAVAEWDTEEFSITAADGTTTAITSDSTGLDDVVKAINASGAGVNAVKIPVGDGTHRLQLSAAETGSDGAFTLGGSAVGSTVTSAGADASLTLWAGTAAEQRVTSASNTFEGLMPGVDVQVSAVSTTPVTVTVARDAEASTTTAESLVTSVNSVLSYIRTNSKVATGSDGSTSAGVLTGDSAVRSAQQRMSDAVIRPVDGRSPSEIGISVTRDGELTFDKEKFAAALAADPSGVEATVAQLATRINDVATQLSDRYDGQITQRITGQEGLANRLTDQVEQWDDRLANRRATLERTYAALEVQMQSLNSQMDYLSSQLASLPQSSSQKNS, encoded by the coding sequence GTGTCCATCGCGCTTCCCGGACTCGCCAGCGGCCTGGACTCCGCCGCACTGATCGAGAGCCTCATGCAGGTCGAAGCCGTGCCGCAGCAGCTGCTCCAGCGCCAGGCCTCCAAGACCAATACCTTCGTCGCCGCCCTGCAGGGTCTGAACACCCGCGTGGCTGCCGTTGCCGAGAGCTCGGCGGAGATCGCCAAGCCCGACGCCCTCCGCGCCTTCACCGCACAGTCGTCCAGCCAGTCCGTCACTGCCACTGCCAGTTCTGCCTACGCCGCGGGAAGCCTGGATTTCACGGTGGAGAGCACTGCACTGCGCCACACTCTGGTCACTGGCGCAGTGGCTGAATGGGACACGGAAGAATTCAGCATCACTGCCGCCGACGGCACCACCACAGCGATCACGTCAGATTCCACCGGCCTCGATGACGTCGTCAAGGCCATCAATGCCTCTGGCGCGGGTGTCAATGCCGTCAAGATCCCCGTGGGAGACGGCACCCACCGGCTGCAGCTCTCCGCCGCCGAGACTGGTTCCGATGGCGCCTTCACCCTAGGCGGCAGCGCTGTGGGCAGCACCGTCACCAGCGCTGGAGCCGATGCCTCCCTCACGCTCTGGGCCGGCACGGCTGCCGAACAGCGCGTCACCTCGGCCAGCAACACCTTCGAAGGCCTCATGCCCGGCGTTGACGTCCAGGTCAGTGCCGTGAGCACCACCCCCGTCACCGTGACAGTGGCACGCGATGCCGAGGCCAGCACCACCACTGCCGAATCCCTTGTCACCTCGGTGAACTCGGTGCTCAGCTATATCCGCACGAACTCCAAGGTGGCCACCGGCAGTGACGGAAGCACCTCTGCGGGCGTCCTCACCGGTGACAGCGCGGTCCGCAGCGCGCAGCAGCGGATGAGCGATGCCGTCATCCGGCCGGTGGACGGCCGCTCACCTTCGGAGATCGGGATCTCGGTGACCCGCGACGGAGAGCTGACCTTCGACAAGGAGAAGTTCGCCGCCGCGCTCGCAGCCGATCCCTCCGGGGTGGAGGCCACCGTGGCGCAGCTCGCCACGCGGATCAATGATGTGGCGACCCAGCTCTCCGACCGCTATGACGGACAGATCACCCAGCGCATCACGGGCCAGGAAGGCCTGGCCAACCGGCTCACGGACCAGGTGGAGCAGTGGGATGACCGACTCGCGAACCGGCGCGCCACGCTCGAGCGCACCTACGCCGCCCTGGAGGTTCAGATGCAGAGCCTCAACTCCCAGATGGACTACTTGAGCTCGCAGCTGGCTTCGCTGCCACAGAGCTCCTCCCAGAAGAACTCCTGA
- a CDS encoding flagellin N-terminal helical domain-containing protein: MGMQINTNIAALNAHRNLSNTQNDLSKSLEKLSSGLRINRAADDAAGLAISEGLRSQVNGLGVAARNAQDGISVIQTAEGALTEAHSILQRVRDLTVQYGNDSNNADSRTAIQSEITALGEELGRIADVTNFNGIDLLNTDDNVLTFQIGAGATANDQLEVDLTNLSTVAGVVQGLTLTDAASANAAIGTIDTQITAVSTARADLGASQNRFESAINSLNVSRENLSAAESRIRDVDMASEMVNFTRSNILSQAGTAMLAQANQSNQGVLQLLG; the protein is encoded by the coding sequence ATGGGTATGCAGATCAACACCAACATCGCGGCACTGAACGCTCACCGCAACCTCTCGAACACTCAGAACGATCTCTCCAAGTCCTTGGAGAAGCTCTCCTCGGGCCTGCGGATCAACCGAGCAGCCGACGACGCGGCCGGCCTCGCCATCTCGGAGGGCCTGCGCTCCCAGGTCAACGGCCTCGGCGTGGCAGCCCGCAACGCTCAGGACGGCATCTCGGTCATCCAGACCGCAGAAGGCGCCCTGACCGAGGCGCACTCCATCCTGCAGCGCGTGCGCGACCTCACGGTGCAGTACGGCAATGATTCAAACAATGCTGACTCGCGTACGGCGATCCAGTCCGAGATCACTGCGTTGGGCGAGGAGCTCGGCCGCATCGCGGACGTGACGAACTTCAATGGGATCGACTTGCTGAATACGGATGACAACGTCCTCACATTCCAGATCGGTGCAGGCGCAACCGCAAACGATCAGCTGGAGGTCGACTTGACCAATCTGAGTACAGTTGCAGGCGTCGTCCAGGGGTTGACCCTCACCGATGCGGCTAGTGCCAACGCCGCCATCGGAACCATTGATACCCAGATCACGGCAGTCTCCACCGCACGTGCAGACCTCGGTGCTTCGCAGAACCGTTTCGAGTCGGCGATCAACTCGCTCAACGTGTCCCGGGAGAACCTCTCGGCTGCGGAGTCCCGCATCCGCGACGTGGACATGGCGTCCGAGATGGTCAACTTCACCCGCTCGAACATCCTGTCCCAGGCCGGCACCGCCATGCTTGCTCAGGCCAACCAGTCGAACCAGGGCGTTCTGCAGCTCCTCGGCTGA